The proteins below are encoded in one region of Podarcis raffonei isolate rPodRaf1 chromosome 6, rPodRaf1.pri, whole genome shotgun sequence:
- the LOC128415966 gene encoding protein FAM107B-like isoform X2: MGASQSKRGEYRTQKSSLNPEGDSRSFEHGTYQASESHRSLIEPKKLPNPVRESKHHRELHRELIFTQRRGILPEHKPELQRVLEARRIKQLKQQEETQKPLTDLEEELRKRQQKLDQYERELVLKGEQDGRPEFILVKESLRKIKLSTETDIRQT, from the exons ATGGGGGCCTCCCAGTCAAAACGG GGTGAATACAGAACTCAGAAGAGCAGTCTGAACCCAG AAGGAGACAGCAGAAGCTTTGAGCATGGCACCTACCAGGCATCTGAAAGCCACAGGAGCCTCATTGAGCCTAAGAAACTGCCAAACCCAGTGAGGGAGTCCAAGCACCATCGCGAGTTGCACCGGGAACTGATTTTCACTCAAAGGAG GGGGATCCTTCCAGAACACAAGCCCGAGCTTCAGAGAGTTCTAGAAGCCAGAAGAATCAAGCAGCTGAAGCAGCAGGAAGAAACCCAAAAGCCCTTGACAGATCTGGAAGAAGAGCTAAGAAAACGACAGCAGAAGCTTGACCAG TATGAAAGGGAGCTGGTCTTGAAGGGCGAGCAAGATGGCCGGCCTGAGTTCATCCTCGTCAAAGAGAGCCTGAGGAAGATAAAGCTGTCTACAGAAACGGACATCAGGCAGACATGA
- the GPR25 gene encoding probable G-protein coupled receptor 25, producing the protein MEPAQMVTGSSMTETWSGDFESSAIDNYGDLVNYGICHLQELPFAYIFIPTVYYITFLIGFFGNLFVILLMARKEGRKRLVDTFVLNLAVADLVFVCTLPFWAVSKALGYWCFGEGLCKLSSYAITVNRCSSILFLMGMSVERFLVMTKQWDSRTISTRKSIAVSCGCIWVFSLLLGMPSLFYRKLNPVDDKYLCHDMPSPTFSLIMLILTFLLPLGVILFCYCSIFSKLRSHVHLGKRRNNALKIIFAIVGAFICSWLPFNVLKAFFVFTMAQDIHLRCSAMMALTWGLTISACLAFANSCVNPIIYVFMDQQFRQQALKHFPAFCSKRGNVQSSALSFSSTDTSLLFASRKKPTPATSARAGDPESKGVGL; encoded by the coding sequence ATGGAACCTGCTCAGATGGTGACTGGATCATCGATGACTGAAACCTGGAGCGGAGATTTTGAGTCATCCGCTATAGACAATTATGGTGACCTGGTGAATTATGGCATTTGCCACCTGCAAGAACTGCCATTTGCCTATATCTTTATCCCCACCGTCTACTACATTACTTTCCTCATTGGTTTCTTCGGGAACCTCTTTGTGATCCTGTTGATGGCACGAAAGGAAGGCCGGAAGAGGCTCGTGGACACCTTTGTCCTCAACCTGGCCGTGGCTGACCTGGTCTTCGTATGCACCCTGCCTTTCTGGGCTGTATCAAAAGCCCTTGGTTACTGGTGCTTTGGCGAGGGGCTATGCAAGTTGAGTAGCTACGCCATCACTGTGAACCGTTGCTCTAGCATCTTGTTCCTGATGGGCATGAGTGTGGAACGCTTCCTCGTGATGACCAAGCAGTGGGATTCCAGGACCATCAGCACCAGGAAGAGCATAGCTGTGAGCTGTGGTTGCATCTGGGTGTTCTCCCTTCTGCTGGGGATGCCATCTCTATTCTACAGAAAGTTGAACCCGGTGGATGACAAGTATTTGTGCCATGACATGCCCTCCCCCACCTTCAGCTTGATTATGCTCATCTTGACCTTCCTCCTGCCTTTGGGAGTAATCTTGTTCTGCTACTGCTCTATCTTCTCCAAGCTTCGGAGCCATGTCCACCTAGGCAAGAGGAGAAACAATGCCCTCAAGATCATCTTTGCCATCGTTGGAGCATTCATCTGTTCTTGGCTGCCCTTCAACGTGTTAAAGGCATTCTTCGTCTTCACCATGGCCCAGGACATCCATCTCCGCTGCTCAGCAATGATGGCTCTCACGTGGGGGCTGACCATCAGTGCTTGCCTGGCATTCGCAAACAGCTGTGTTAACCCTATCATCTATGTCTTTATGGATCAGCAATTCCGACAGCAGGCCCTGAAGCATTTCCCTGCTTTCTGCAGCaaaaggggaaatgtgcaaaGTTCAGCCCTGTCCTTTTCATCCACAGACACAAGCCTCCTATTTGCCAGCAGGAAGAAGCCCACACCAGCAACATCAGCTCGGGCAGGAGACCCAGAGAGCAAAGGGGTAGGTTTGTAA
- the LOC128415966 gene encoding protein FAM107B-like isoform X1, whose amino-acid sequence MTETRKAQTRSRHRIAQNERTASAAPELPVPPIELRRWSALYGSPLPRKGEYRTQKSSLNPEGDSRSFEHGTYQASESHRSLIEPKKLPNPVRESKHHRELHRELIFTQRRGILPEHKPELQRVLEARRIKQLKQQEETQKPLTDLEEELRKRQQKLDQYERELVLKGEQDGRPEFILVKESLRKIKLSTETDIRQT is encoded by the exons ATGACGGAAACCCGCAAGGCCCAGACCAGGTCTCGTCACCGCATCGCCCAGAATGAACGAACGGCCAGCGCGGCACCGGAACTTCCAGTGCCGCCAATAGAGCTCCGGCGATGGAGCGCTCTCTATGGTTCGCCTCTTCCTAGAAAG GGTGAATACAGAACTCAGAAGAGCAGTCTGAACCCAG AAGGAGACAGCAGAAGCTTTGAGCATGGCACCTACCAGGCATCTGAAAGCCACAGGAGCCTCATTGAGCCTAAGAAACTGCCAAACCCAGTGAGGGAGTCCAAGCACCATCGCGAGTTGCACCGGGAACTGATTTTCACTCAAAGGAG GGGGATCCTTCCAGAACACAAGCCCGAGCTTCAGAGAGTTCTAGAAGCCAGAAGAATCAAGCAGCTGAAGCAGCAGGAAGAAACCCAAAAGCCCTTGACAGATCTGGAAGAAGAGCTAAGAAAACGACAGCAGAAGCTTGACCAG TATGAAAGGGAGCTGGTCTTGAAGGGCGAGCAAGATGGCCGGCCTGAGTTCATCCTCGTCAAAGAGAGCCTGAGGAAGATAAAGCTGTCTACAGAAACGGACATCAGGCAGACATGA
- the TMEM167B gene encoding protein kish-B: MANVYSLDGLLVFGLLFVCTCAYFRKVPRLKVWLLSEKRGVWGVFYKAAVIGTRLHAAVAISCIVMAFYVLFIK; this comes from the exons ATGGCTAACG TGTATTCGCTGGACGGGCTGCTGGTGTTCGGGTTGCTCTTCGTGTGCACCTGCGCCTACTTCCGGAAGGTGCCTCGGCTGAAAGTCTGGCTGCTCTCGGAGAAGAGGGGCGTCTGGGGGGTATTCTACAAAG CGGCAGTGATTGGTACTAGACTCCATGCAGCAGTGGCAATATCCTGCATTGTAATGGCTTTTTATGTCCTCTTTATAAAATGA